Proteins from a genomic interval of Kitasatospora herbaricolor:
- a CDS encoding ABC transporter ATP-binding protein, whose product MAEPILEVKDLVKHYPLSQGILFKKQVGAVKAVDGISFTLMQGETLGIVGESGCGKSTLAKVLMNLEQATSGQVLFKGEDISRLSGQALKAVRRNIQMVFQDPYTSLNPRMTVGDIIGEPYEIHPEVAPKGDRRKAVQDLLDVVGLNPEYINRYPHQFSGGQRQRIGIARGLALKPEVIICDEPVSALDVSVQAQVINLLEQLQTEFNLSYMFIAHDLSIVRHISDRVGVMYLGKMVEIGTDEQIYDHATHPYTQALLSAVPVPDPTGRENRERIILSGDIPSPANPPSGCRFRTRCWKAEERCSTEVPLLAVPELLKGPAAHDSACHFAEVVAPVAA is encoded by the coding sequence ATGGCTGAGCCCATCCTGGAGGTCAAGGACCTGGTCAAGCACTACCCGCTGTCCCAGGGCATCCTCTTCAAGAAGCAGGTCGGCGCGGTCAAGGCGGTCGACGGCATCAGCTTCACCCTGATGCAGGGCGAGACGCTCGGCATCGTGGGCGAGTCCGGCTGCGGCAAGTCGACCCTGGCCAAGGTCCTGATGAACCTGGAGCAGGCCACCTCCGGCCAGGTCCTGTTCAAGGGTGAGGACATCTCCCGGCTGTCCGGCCAGGCCCTGAAGGCCGTCCGTCGCAACATCCAGATGGTCTTCCAGGACCCGTACACCTCGCTGAACCCCCGGATGACGGTGGGCGACATCATCGGCGAGCCGTACGAGATCCACCCGGAGGTGGCGCCGAAGGGCGACCGCCGCAAGGCCGTCCAGGACCTGCTGGACGTGGTCGGGCTCAACCCGGAGTACATCAACCGGTACCCGCACCAGTTCTCCGGCGGCCAGCGCCAGCGGATCGGCATCGCCCGGGGTCTGGCGCTCAAGCCCGAGGTGATCATCTGCGACGAGCCGGTCTCGGCGCTGGACGTCTCCGTGCAGGCGCAGGTCATCAACCTGCTGGAGCAGCTGCAGACCGAGTTCAACCTGTCCTACATGTTCATCGCGCACGACCTCTCCATCGTCCGGCACATCTCCGACCGGGTCGGCGTGATGTACCTCGGCAAGATGGTCGAGATCGGCACCGACGAGCAGATCTACGACCACGCCACGCACCCGTACACCCAGGCGCTGCTCTCCGCGGTTCCGGTGCCGGACCCGACCGGCCGGGAGAACCGCGAGCGGATCATCCTCTCCGGGGACATCCCCTCGCCGGCCAACCCGCCGTCGGGCTGCCGCTTCCGCACCCGCTGCTGGAAGGCCGAGGAGCGCTGCTCCACCGAGGTGCCGCTGCTGGCCGTGCCGGAGCTGCTGAAGGGCCCGGCGGCGCACGACTCCGCCTGCCACTTCGCCGAGGTCGTGGCGCCGGTCGCCGCCTGA
- a CDS encoding ABC transporter permease, translating into MPDLIQKKSADIPAQRAGGTAEPKPEKARSLGSDAWHDLRRRPIFVLSALLILLLIVIAIAPGLFTSVDPRAGDLRTHFLTKPNYSHLFQADWFGYDGQGRSIYARVIYGARASVVVGICVTTGVTILGGITGMLAGYFGGWVDVIISRVTDIFFGIPLLLGALVILNAFTSRTIWSVVFALVALGWTQMTRVMRGSVITVKQADYVTAAKALGAGTSRILVKHILPNAIAPVIVVATIALGGYIATEATLSFLGIGLQDPTISWGIDINSAQKVIRTAPFALFFPAGMLSLTVLAFIMLGDAVRDALDPKLR; encoded by the coding sequence ATGCCTGACCTGATCCAGAAGAAGTCCGCCGACATCCCCGCGCAGCGCGCGGGCGGTACGGCGGAGCCCAAGCCCGAGAAGGCCCGCAGCCTCGGCTCGGACGCCTGGCACGACCTGCGCCGCCGCCCGATCTTCGTGCTCTCGGCGCTGCTGATCCTGCTGCTGATCGTGATCGCCATCGCGCCCGGCCTGTTCACCTCGGTGGACCCGCGCGCCGGCGACCTGCGAACCCACTTCCTGACCAAGCCGAACTACAGCCACCTGTTCCAGGCGGACTGGTTCGGATACGACGGCCAGGGCCGCAGCATCTACGCCCGGGTGATCTACGGCGCTCGCGCCTCGGTCGTGGTCGGCATCTGCGTCACCACCGGTGTCACCATCCTCGGCGGCATCACCGGCATGCTGGCCGGCTACTTCGGTGGCTGGGTCGACGTGATCATCTCCCGCGTCACCGACATCTTCTTCGGCATCCCGCTGCTGCTCGGCGCCCTGGTGATCCTCAACGCCTTCACCTCGCGCACGATCTGGAGCGTCGTCTTCGCCCTGGTCGCGCTCGGCTGGACGCAGATGACCCGCGTGATGCGCGGTTCGGTCATCACGGTCAAGCAGGCCGACTACGTCACGGCCGCCAAGGCCCTGGGCGCCGGCACCTCGCGGATCCTGGTCAAGCACATCCTGCCGAACGCGATCGCCCCGGTGATCGTGGTCGCGACCATCGCGCTCGGCGGCTACATCGCCACCGAGGCGACGCTGAGCTTCCTCGGCATCGGTCTGCAGGACCCGACCATCTCCTGGGGCATCGACATCAACTCGGCCCAGAAGGTCATCCGCACCGCCCCGTTCGCGCTCTTCTTCCCCGCCGGCATGCTGAGCCTGACCGTTCTGGCCTTCATCATGCTCGGCGACGCGGTGCGCGACGCCCTCGACCCGAAGCTGCGCTGA
- a CDS encoding peptide ABC transporter substrate-binding protein, whose amino-acid sequence MPEATRVRWVLAAATSVALVASGCGSSGGGGSSSSDASKTFSYQSSEPQNPLQPANANEAGGGRIIQNLFKGLVDYDPSNATLRMQVADSIDTSDSQTFNVTLKSNWTFHDGTPVKSSNFVNAWNWAATTTNNQINSSWFSDIQGYKDVHPDSGAPTATTMSGLTVTDDTHFTIKLTTKVSYFEYKLGYIAFSPLPDSFYNDPAAAGQNPIGNGPYQFVSWAHNSQVVTKSYPNYQGVDKPKNGGVVFKMYTTAEAAYADLQSNNLDVMDQVPPSALATYKNDLGDRAIDSPQGAIQNIGFPLYQPDWAGPEKAKVRQGLSMAIDRATITKTVLQGSRAPASAWVAEGVEGYKQGNCGNFCNFDPAQAKQLITEGGGVPGNKLTITYNADGGHKEWVDAVCNSIRQNTGVDCVGDPKVDFKTARAAITGHTVTGAFRTGWVQDYPLNANFLADVYRTGAASNDFGYSSPEFDKLATQADQADSIQASATGYQQAEAVLQQDMPAIPLWYYRTNSGYSTNVQNVVFDSFGNPAWTQVEVKG is encoded by the coding sequence ATGCCCGAAGCCACCCGCGTTCGATGGGTCCTCGCCGCTGCGACTTCGGTGGCCCTGGTGGCCAGCGGGTGTGGCAGTAGCGGGGGAGGCGGCAGCAGCTCGTCGGATGCCAGCAAGACCTTCAGCTACCAGAGCAGCGAGCCGCAGAACCCGCTCCAGCCCGCGAACGCGAACGAGGCGGGCGGCGGTCGCATCATCCAGAACCTCTTCAAGGGGCTGGTCGACTACGACCCGAGCAACGCGACGCTGCGGATGCAGGTGGCGGACTCGATCGACACCAGTGACTCGCAGACCTTCAACGTGACGCTGAAGTCCAACTGGACCTTCCACGACGGCACGCCGGTCAAGTCGAGCAACTTCGTGAACGCCTGGAACTGGGCCGCGACGACCACCAACAACCAGATCAACAGCTCGTGGTTCTCCGACATCCAGGGCTACAAGGACGTCCACCCGGACAGCGGTGCGCCGACCGCCACGACGATGTCCGGGCTGACCGTCACCGACGACACGCACTTCACCATCAAGCTGACCACCAAGGTCTCGTACTTCGAGTACAAGCTCGGCTACATCGCCTTCTCGCCGCTGCCGGACAGCTTCTACAACGACCCGGCCGCCGCCGGCCAGAACCCGATCGGCAACGGGCCGTACCAGTTCGTCAGCTGGGCGCACAACTCCCAGGTCGTGACGAAGAGTTACCCGAACTACCAGGGCGTGGACAAGCCGAAGAACGGTGGCGTCGTCTTCAAGATGTACACCACCGCCGAGGCGGCGTACGCGGACCTGCAGTCCAACAACCTGGACGTGATGGACCAGGTGCCGCCCTCCGCGCTGGCGACGTACAAGAACGACCTCGGCGACCGGGCGATCGACTCCCCGCAGGGCGCCATCCAGAACATCGGCTTCCCGCTGTACCAGCCCGACTGGGCCGGGCCGGAGAAGGCGAAGGTCCGCCAGGGCCTCTCGATGGCCATCGACCGGGCCACCATCACCAAGACGGTGCTGCAGGGCTCGCGCGCCCCCGCCTCCGCCTGGGTCGCCGAGGGCGTCGAGGGCTACAAGCAGGGCAACTGCGGGAACTTCTGCAACTTCGACCCGGCCCAGGCGAAGCAGCTGATCACCGAGGGCGGCGGCGTCCCCGGGAACAAGCTGACGATCACGTACAACGCGGACGGCGGCCACAAGGAGTGGGTCGACGCGGTCTGCAACTCGATCCGCCAGAACACCGGGGTGGACTGCGTCGGCGACCCGAAGGTCGACTTCAAGACCGCCCGCGCGGCGATCACCGGCCACACCGTCACCGGCGCCTTCCGTACCGGCTGGGTGCAGGACTACCCGCTGAACGCCAACTTCCTGGCCGACGTCTACCGCACCGGCGCCGCGTCCAACGACTTCGGCTACAGCAGCCCCGAGTTCGACAAGCTGGCCACCCAGGCCGACCAGGCGGACAGCATCCAGGCCTCGGCCACCGGCTACCAGCAGGCCGAGGCGGTGCTCCAGCAGGACATGCCGGCCATCCCGCTCTGGTACTACCGCACCAACTCGGGCTACTCCACGAACGTGCAGAACGTCGTGTTCGACTCCTTCGGCAACCCGGCCTGGACCCAGGTCGAGGTCAAGGGCTGA
- a CDS encoding ABC transporter permease — MGRFVARRLLQMIPVFLGTVTLIFLMVRALPGDAVSAMWGDKAPDPAQLAAFKHRLGLDKTLVEQYFDYMRKLFMGDFGETMSGRKVLDVITEAMPVTIRLALMAFAIEILLGVTIGLFSGLRRGKAFDKGTLVLTLLLISIPVPVLGFVFQTVFATNLGWVTPTVQDSMNLGQLLLPAFVLGSLSLAYVARLTRTSIVENVRSDYMRTAVAKGLPKRRVIGTHLLRNSLIPVVTFLGTDLGALMGGAIVTEGIFNVKGVGNALYHAINLKEGGTVSGFVVVLVLVYLAASLIVDLLYAVLDPRIRYA; from the coding sequence ATGGGGCGCTTTGTCGCGAGGCGACTGCTCCAAATGATCCCGGTCTTCCTGGGGACCGTCACGCTCATCTTCCTGATGGTGCGTGCGCTTCCCGGAGACGCGGTCAGTGCGATGTGGGGCGACAAGGCGCCGGATCCGGCTCAGCTCGCCGCCTTCAAGCACCGGTTGGGCCTCGACAAGACCCTGGTCGAGCAGTACTTCGACTACATGCGCAAGCTGTTCATGGGTGACTTCGGCGAGACCATGTCGGGCCGCAAGGTCCTCGACGTGATCACCGAAGCGATGCCCGTGACCATCCGGCTCGCGCTGATGGCCTTCGCCATCGAGATCCTGCTCGGCGTGACCATCGGTCTCTTCTCCGGCCTGCGCCGGGGCAAGGCCTTCGACAAGGGCACCCTGGTCCTGACCCTGCTGCTGATCTCGATCCCGGTGCCGGTGCTGGGCTTCGTCTTCCAGACGGTCTTCGCCACCAACCTGGGCTGGGTCACCCCGACCGTCCAGGACTCCATGAACCTGGGCCAGCTGCTGCTGCCCGCCTTCGTGCTCGGCTCGCTGTCGCTGGCCTACGTCGCGCGGCTGACCCGTACCTCGATCGTGGAGAACGTCCGGTCCGACTACATGCGCACCGCGGTGGCCAAGGGCCTGCCCAAGCGCCGGGTGATCGGTACCCACCTGCTGCGCAACTCGCTGATCCCGGTCGTCACCTTCCTCGGCACCGACCTGGGCGCCCTGATGGGCGGCGCGATCGTGACCGAGGGAATCTTCAACGTCAAGGGCGTCGGCAACGCGCTCTACCACGCGATCAACCTCAAGGAGGGCGGCACGGTCTCCGGCTTCGTGGTCGTCCTGGTGCTCGTGTACCTGGCCGCCAGCCTGATCGTCGACCTGCTCTACGCGGTCCTGGACCCGAGGATCCGTTATGCCTGA
- a CDS encoding ABC transporter ATP-binding protein, with the protein MTTVIDPKVAPESGRLTPGTPLLEVKDLHVEFVTRDGIAKAVNGVNYSVAAGETLAVLGESGSGKSVTAQTIMGILDMPPGRITSGEILFRGQDMLKMSNEERRKLRGRKIAMIFQDALSSLNPVLSVGYQLGEMFRVHQGASRKEAKAKAIELMDRVRIPAAKQRVGDYPHQFSGGMRQRIMIAMALALEPDLIIADEPTTALDVTVQAQVMDLLAELQAEFNMGLILITHDLGVVADVADKIAVMYAGRIVETAPVHELYANPAHPYTKGLLRSIPRLDQKGQDLYAIKGLPPNLLKVPAGCAFNPRCELATDLCRTEIPALHQVMDKNDAEIAGRASACHLWKETLHG; encoded by the coding sequence ATGACCACCGTCATAGACCCGAAGGTCGCCCCCGAGAGCGGGCGCCTCACCCCCGGCACGCCGCTGCTGGAGGTCAAGGACCTGCACGTCGAGTTCGTGACCCGGGACGGCATCGCCAAGGCCGTCAACGGCGTGAACTACTCCGTCGCGGCCGGCGAGACCCTCGCCGTCCTCGGCGAGTCGGGCTCCGGAAAGTCCGTCACCGCGCAGACCATCATGGGCATCCTGGACATGCCTCCCGGCCGCATCACCTCCGGTGAGATCCTCTTCCGCGGCCAGGACATGCTCAAGATGAGCAACGAGGAGCGCCGCAAGCTGCGTGGCCGGAAGATCGCGATGATCTTCCAGGACGCGCTGTCCTCGCTGAACCCGGTGCTGAGCGTCGGGTACCAGCTGGGCGAGATGTTCCGGGTGCACCAGGGCGCCTCCCGCAAGGAGGCGAAGGCCAAGGCGATCGAGCTGATGGACCGGGTGCGGATCCCGGCCGCGAAGCAGCGGGTGGGCGACTACCCGCACCAGTTCTCGGGCGGTATGCGCCAGCGCATCATGATCGCGATGGCGCTGGCCCTGGAGCCTGACCTGATCATCGCGGACGAGCCCACCACCGCGCTGGACGTCACCGTCCAGGCCCAGGTGATGGACCTGCTCGCGGAGCTGCAGGCCGAGTTCAACATGGGTCTGATCCTGATCACCCACGACCTCGGCGTGGTCGCCGACGTCGCGGACAAGATCGCCGTGATGTACGCGGGCCGGATCGTGGAGACGGCGCCGGTGCACGAGCTGTACGCCAACCCGGCGCACCCGTACACCAAGGGCCTGCTCCGCTCGATCCCGCGCCTGGACCAGAAGGGCCAGGACCTCTACGCGATCAAGGGCCTGCCCCCGAACCTGCTCAAGGTCCCGGCCGGCTGCGCGTTCAACCCGCGCTGCGAGCTGGCCACCGACCTGTGCCGCACCGAGATCCCGGCGCTGCACCAGGTGATGGACAAGAACGACGCCGAGATCGCCGGTCGCGCGAGCGCCTGCCACCTCTGGAAGGAGACCCTCCATGGCTGA
- a CDS encoding peptide ABC transporter substrate-binding protein, with protein sequence MRGASQAKWVVAAVAVALAATACGSGSSSGGSSDSAVNAQGVFSYQSAEPQNPLQPANAMENQGGRIVKQLFMGLVDYDPTSGALRNQVADKIETTDAKNYTVTLKSGWTFHDGTPVTAKSFVDSWNWSANTKNNQINSDWFSDIAGYDAVHPEKGDPTADAMSGLKVVDDTHFTIELTGPVSYFQYKLGYSAFFPLPTGFFADPAGYGQKPVGNGPYKFVSWEHNKAITLAAYDKYAGTDKPKNGGIVFKNYSSGEAAYKDLTSDTLDVLDQVDPTDLASYKTDLGNRAVDQAQGAIQNISFALYQGDWAGVDKAKVRQGLSMAIDRDTITKTVLNGSRQPADSWVAPGVMGYKAGACGDACKFDPAKAKELIQAGGGVPNNKITIIYNSDGGHKEWVDAVCNSIRQSTGVECLGDPKPDFKTSRDIIRKKAVPSMMRTGWVQDYPLNANFLRDVYGTGASANDAGYSSPEFDKLAQAADQATSVEKTADLYQQAEAVLAKDMPAIPLWYYKTNSGWSNNVQNVKFDSFGNPVFTGVEVKQK encoded by the coding sequence GTGCGCGGTGCCAGCCAGGCCAAGTGGGTCGTCGCAGCTGTTGCGGTCGCCCTCGCCGCAACTGCTTGTGGCAGCGGTTCGTCCAGCGGTGGCAGCTCCGACAGTGCCGTCAACGCCCAGGGCGTCTTCAGCTACCAGAGCGCGGAGCCGCAGAACCCGCTCCAGCCGGCCAACGCCATGGAGAACCAGGGCGGCCGCATCGTGAAGCAGCTCTTCATGGGCCTCGTCGACTACGACCCGACCTCGGGCGCCCTGCGCAACCAGGTGGCCGACAAGATCGAGACCACTGACGCCAAGAACTACACCGTCACCCTGAAGTCCGGCTGGACCTTCCACGACGGCACCCCGGTGACCGCGAAGTCCTTCGTCGACTCGTGGAACTGGTCGGCCAACACCAAGAACAACCAGATCAACTCGGACTGGTTCTCCGACATCGCCGGCTACGACGCCGTGCACCCGGAGAAGGGTGACCCGACCGCCGACGCGATGTCCGGCCTCAAGGTCGTCGACGACACCCACTTCACCATCGAGCTGACCGGCCCGGTCTCGTACTTCCAGTACAAGCTCGGCTACTCGGCCTTCTTCCCGCTGCCCACCGGCTTCTTCGCGGACCCGGCCGGTTACGGCCAGAAGCCGGTCGGCAACGGCCCCTACAAGTTCGTCTCGTGGGAGCACAACAAGGCGATCACCCTGGCCGCGTACGACAAGTACGCCGGCACGGACAAGCCGAAGAACGGCGGCATCGTCTTCAAGAACTACTCGTCCGGCGAGGCGGCCTACAAGGACCTGACCTCGGACACCCTGGACGTGCTGGACCAGGTCGACCCGACCGACCTGGCCTCCTACAAGACCGACCTCGGCAACCGCGCGGTCGACCAGGCCCAGGGCGCCATCCAGAACATCTCGTTCGCGCTGTACCAGGGTGACTGGGCCGGCGTCGACAAGGCCAAGGTCCGCCAGGGCCTGTCGATGGCGATCGACCGCGACACCATCACCAAGACCGTGCTGAACGGCTCGCGTCAGCCCGCCGACAGCTGGGTCGCCCCGGGCGTCATGGGCTACAAGGCCGGCGCCTGCGGCGACGCCTGCAAGTTCGACCCGGCCAAGGCCAAGGAGCTCATCCAGGCCGGCGGCGGCGTGCCGAACAACAAGATCACCATCATCTACAACTCCGACGGTGGTCACAAGGAGTGGGTCGACGCGGTCTGCAACTCGATCCGCCAGTCGACCGGCGTCGAGTGCCTCGGTGACCCGAAGCCCGACTTCAAGACCTCGCGCGACATCATCCGCAAGAAGGCCGTGCCGAGCATGATGCGCACCGGCTGGGTCCAGGACTACCCCCTGAACGCCAACTTCCTGCGTGACGTCTACGGCACCGGCGCCTCCGCGAACGACGCCGGCTACTCCAGCCCGGAGTTCGACAAGCTGGCCCAGGCCGCCGACCAGGCCACCTCGGTCGAGAAGACCGCGGACCTCTACCAGCAGGCCGAGGCCGTCCTGGCCAAGGACATGCCGGCCATCCCGCTCTGGTACTACAAGACCAACTCCGGCTGGTCCAACAACGTCCAGAACGTGAAGTTCGACTCCTTCGGCAACCCGGTCTTCACCGGCGTCGAGGTCAAGCAGAAGTAG
- the typA gene encoding translational GTPase TypA, with protein MPTRNDIRNVAIVAHVDHGKTTLVDAMLKQAGAFAAHQHLDDRMMDSNDLEREKGITILAKNTAVKYHPKEGGAPITINIIDTPGHADFGGEVERGLSMVDAVVLLVDASEGPLPQTRFVLRKALTAKLPVILCINKTDRPDSRIDEVINETYDLFLDLDATEEQIEFPIVYACARDGVASMTKPENGTVPADSDSLEPFFSTILEHVPAPVYDEDAPLQAHVTNLDADNFLGRIALCRVEQGELRKGQQVAWMKRDGSVQQVKITELLMTEALTRKPAEVAGPGDICAVAGIPDIMIGETLADLENPVALPLITVDEPAISMVIGTNTSPLVGKGGKGHKVTARMVKDRLDRELIGNVSLRVLPTERPDAWEVQGRGELALAILVETMRRELFELTVGKPQVVTKVINGKTHEPVERMTIDSPEEYLGAITQLMATRKGRMETMTNHGSGWVRMEFIVPSRGLIGFRTQFLTDTRGTGIAHSIFEGHEPWFGELRMRNNGSLVADRAGVVTPFAMMGIQERGTLFVEPTTEVYEGMIVGENSRQDDMDINITKEKKLTNMRAASSDTTENLVPPRKLSLEQSLEFCREDECIEVTPETVRIRKVVLDQKERGRTASRAKKN; from the coding sequence ATGCCCACGCGCAATGACATCCGCAACGTTGCCATCGTCGCCCACGTCGACCACGGCAAGACCACGCTGGTCGACGCCATGCTGAAGCAGGCCGGCGCCTTCGCCGCCCACCAGCACCTCGACGACCGAATGATGGACTCCAACGACCTGGAGCGCGAGAAGGGCATCACCATTCTCGCGAAGAACACCGCCGTCAAGTACCACCCCAAGGAGGGTGGCGCGCCGATCACGATCAACATCATCGACACCCCCGGCCACGCCGACTTCGGTGGTGAGGTCGAGCGCGGCCTGTCGATGGTCGACGCGGTCGTCCTCCTGGTCGACGCCTCCGAGGGTCCGCTGCCGCAGACCCGCTTCGTGCTCCGCAAGGCCCTGACCGCGAAGCTCCCGGTCATCCTCTGCATCAACAAGACCGACCGTCCGGACTCCCGGATCGACGAGGTCATCAACGAGACCTACGACCTCTTCCTGGACCTCGACGCCACCGAGGAGCAGATCGAGTTCCCGATCGTCTACGCCTGTGCGCGTGACGGCGTCGCCTCGATGACCAAGCCGGAGAACGGGACCGTGCCGGCCGACAGCGACTCGCTGGAGCCGTTCTTCTCCACCATCCTGGAGCACGTCCCGGCCCCGGTCTACGACGAGGACGCCCCGCTCCAGGCGCACGTCACCAACCTGGACGCCGACAACTTCCTCGGCCGTATCGCGCTCTGCCGCGTCGAGCAGGGCGAGCTGCGCAAGGGCCAGCAGGTCGCGTGGATGAAGCGCGACGGCTCCGTCCAGCAGGTCAAGATCACCGAGCTGCTGATGACCGAGGCGCTCACCCGCAAGCCGGCCGAGGTGGCCGGCCCCGGCGACATCTGCGCCGTCGCGGGCATCCCGGACATCATGATCGGCGAGACCCTGGCCGACCTGGAGAACCCGGTCGCCCTGCCGCTGATCACGGTGGACGAGCCGGCCATCTCGATGGTCATCGGCACCAACACCTCGCCGCTGGTCGGCAAGGGCGGCAAGGGCCACAAGGTCACCGCCCGCATGGTGAAGGACCGCCTGGACCGCGAGCTGATCGGTAACGTCTCGCTCCGCGTGCTGCCGACCGAGCGCCCCGACGCCTGGGAGGTCCAGGGCCGTGGCGAGCTGGCGCTGGCCATCCTGGTCGAGACCATGCGCCGGGAGCTCTTCGAGCTGACCGTCGGCAAGCCGCAGGTCGTCACCAAGGTCATCAACGGCAAGACCCACGAGCCGGTCGAGCGGATGACCATCGACAGCCCCGAGGAGTACCTCGGCGCCATCACCCAGCTGATGGCGACCCGCAAGGGCCGCATGGAGACCATGACGAACCACGGCTCCGGCTGGGTCCGCATGGAGTTCATCGTCCCGTCGCGCGGCCTGATCGGCTTCCGCACCCAGTTCCTGACGGACACCCGCGGCACCGGCATCGCGCACTCCATCTTCGAGGGCCACGAGCCGTGGTTCGGCGAGCTCCGGATGCGCAACAACGGTTCGCTGGTCGCCGACCGCGCCGGTGTCGTGACGCCGTTCGCGATGATGGGCATCCAGGAGCGCGGCACGCTCTTCGTCGAGCCCACCACCGAGGTGTACGAGGGCATGATCGTCGGCGAGAACTCGCGCCAGGACGACATGGACATCAACATCACCAAGGAGAAGAAGCTCACCAACATGCGTGCGGCCTCCTCCGACACCACCGAGAACCTGGTGCCGCCGCGCAAGCTCTCGCTGGAGCAGTCGCTGGAGTTCTGCCGCGAGGACGAGTGCATCGAGGTGACCCCGGAGACCGTGCGCATCCGCAAGGTCGTCCTGGACCAGAAGGAGCGCGGCCGTACGGCCTCGCGCGCCAAGAAGAACTGA
- a CDS encoding ABC transporter permease, whose protein sequence is MGSYVLRRVLQMIPVFFGSTLLIFLMVYSLPGDPIVALFGDKAADPAQVAALRQKYYLDQPIWKQYLHYMGNLFQGDFGTSFTGRPVSEIMADAFPVTIRLALMAFVFELVVGLTLGVLSGLRRGSVVDTVVLVLTLVVISIPVFVLAYIAQTIFATNLGWVTPTVQDSTDLSQLILPAIVLGSLSLAFVARLTRTSIGENLRADYIRTATAKGLPRRTIITRHLLRNSLIPVVTFLGTDLGALMGGAIVTEGIFNVQGIGNVLYRAINQKEGPTVVGIVTVLVIVYLVASLLVDLLYAVLDPRIRYA, encoded by the coding sequence ATGGGCAGCTACGTACTCAGGCGAGTGCTGCAGATGATCCCGGTGTTCTTCGGCTCGACTCTGCTGATCTTCCTGATGGTCTACTCCCTGCCGGGCGACCCGATCGTGGCGCTCTTCGGCGACAAGGCCGCCGACCCGGCCCAGGTGGCGGCCCTCAGGCAGAAGTACTACCTGGACCAGCCGATCTGGAAGCAGTACCTGCACTACATGGGCAACCTGTTCCAGGGCGACTTCGGGACGAGCTTCACCGGCCGTCCGGTGTCCGAGATCATGGCGGACGCGTTCCCCGTCACCATCCGGCTCGCGCTGATGGCCTTCGTCTTCGAGCTGGTCGTCGGCCTGACGCTGGGGGTGCTCTCGGGCCTGCGCCGCGGGAGCGTCGTCGACACGGTGGTGCTGGTCCTCACCCTGGTCGTGATCTCGATCCCGGTCTTCGTGCTGGCCTACATCGCGCAGACCATCTTCGCGACCAATCTGGGCTGGGTCACCCCGACCGTCCAGGACTCCACCGACCTCTCCCAACTCATCCTGCCCGCCATCGTCCTGGGGTCGTTGTCACTGGCGTTCGTCGCCCGGCTCACCCGGACGTCCATCGGCGAGAACCTCCGGGCCGACTACATCCGCACGGCCACCGCCAAGGGCCTGCCCCGGCGCACCATCATCACCCGCCACCTGCTGCGCAACTCGCTGATCCCGGTGGTCACCTTCCTCGGGACCGACCTCGGGGCGCTGATGGGCGGCGCGATCGTCACCGAGGGCATCTTCAACGTGCAGGGCATCGGCAACGTCCTGTACCGGGCGATCAACCAGAAGGAAGGGCCCACCGTGGTCGGCATCGTGACCGTCCTGGTGATCGTCTACCTGGTCGCCAGCCTGCTCGTCGACCTGCTGTACGCGGTCCTGGACCCGAGGATCCGTTATGCCTGA